A genome region from Erigeron canadensis isolate Cc75 chromosome 3, C_canadensis_v1, whole genome shotgun sequence includes the following:
- the LOC122593957 gene encoding F-box protein At2g27310-like isoform X2 — protein sequence METLNNDLFYDILRRLDGATLASAACACAAFCAISKEERVWEDVCSSLWPSTKRDDVKRLILSIGGFKKFYADCFPLIVNKDVPEFRWKDYPEYSEEWAEAEFYGDYDELENVSPSDFVSIVDIKYKEKTICSKVIWGIPNANVYNGWFSDCPFRIDLFSYSARDDDHAGEVTLSVSDGLPPVTSIERERKEGKLWQELRDGIKLSWIIVNSKAKQAANLSSWCALDGQRHWPTNQDFLLHFGSIVPAKDILPYQETWKVPMSMDETVCLCLKKH from the exons ATGGAGACGTTAAATAACGACCTTTTCTATGATATATTACGACGTCTGGATGGTGCAACGCTAGCTAGCGCCGCGTGTGCTTGTGCAGCATTTTGTGCTATCTCAAAAGAAGAAAGAGTATGGGAAGATGTTTGTTCTTCATTGTGGCCCTCAACAAAAAGGGACGATGTCAAACGTTTGATATTATCTATTGGCGGCTTTAAAAAGTTCTATGCCGATTGCTTTCCTCTTATTGTAAACAAAGATGTGCCGGAGTTTAGATGGAAAGATTATCCTGAGTATTCTGAAGAATGGGCAGAGGCTGAATTTTATGGCGACTATGATGAACTAGAAAATGTTTCGCCATCTGATTTTGTGTCGATAGtggatataaaatataaagaaaagaccatttgttcaaaagttatttGGGGGATACCAAATGCAAATGTTTACAATGGTTGGTTTTCTGATTGTCCTTTTAGAATTGATCTTTTCAGCTATTCggctagagatgatgatcatgcgG GTGAAGTTACTCTTTCTGTTTCTGATGGTCTACCTCCGGTCACCTCCATTGAACGAGAGCGAAAAGAAGGTAAGCTATGGCAAGAGCTTCGTGATGGAATCAAGCTTAGTTGGATAATTGTGAATTCAAAAGCCAAACAAGCTGCGAATTTGTCGAGTTGGTGTGCACTAGATGGTCAAAGACATTGGCCAACGAACCAAGACTTCCTGTTACATTTTGGATCAATCGTCCCAGCTAAAGACATTCTTCCTTATCAG GAGACATGGAAGGTGCCCATGTCAATGGACGAAACAGTTTGTTTGTGCTTAAAGAAGCACTAG
- the LOC122592106 gene encoding aluminum-activated malate transporter 13-like, translated as MSTTIDISIETEVFPKQEKQNKLFFLYNVWYLIGKQCKQNEKKVIHSIKVGIALVFVSLLYLLDPVFEQVGESAMWAIMTVVVVYDFFAGATLGKGLLRGLGTILGGGLGCLTAVLADYFGKTGNTVVVGTSVFIIGAMATYCRMIPNIKRNYDYGVMIFILTFNLVAVSGLRADKILELAGQRLTTIGMGFAVCIITSLLIFPMWAGDELHRLTSSKFNKLACCIEECMEAYFGVNENKGQPSININSCKSVLHSKSSDESLANFAKWEPWHGKFGFYYPWQKYLKIGELLRELASIILTLQACTESALQPSKMPQLAIQETCKNAGMSLAVAMRELGESIMEMRRVREKVLILPELQSITILADPKLQAIENVEALAVANFLFLLTEIVNKVKVLAKEVDELGEVASFQS; from the exons ATGAGTACCACAATAGACATTTCTATCGAAACCGAAGTTTTTCCTAAACAAGAGAAGCAAAACAAACTCTTTTTCCTTTATAATGTTTGGTATCTTATAGGCAAACAATGTAAACAGAATGAGAAAAAAGTTATTCATAGTATTAAGGTTGGAATTGCCTTGGTTTTTGTTTCACTTCTCTATCTCCTTGATCCAGTTTTCGAGCAGGTTGGCGAAAGTGCCATGTGGGCTATCATGACTGTTGTGGTTGTCTATGACTTCTTTGCAG GGGCTACATTAGGCAAAGGGTTACTTCGTGGACTTGGAACCATACTTGGAGGCGGATTGGGGTGTCTGACAGCAGTTTTGGCAGATTATTTTGGAAAGACGGGAAACACAGTTGTCGTTGGAACCTCAGTTTTTATTATTG GTGCAATGGCAACATATTGTCGGATGATcccaaacataaaaagaaactaCGATTACGGGGTCATGATTTTCATCCTTACCTTCAATCTAGTAGCAGTGTCTGGTTTGCGTGCTGACAAAATCTTGGAGTTAGCCGGCCAACGCCTCACTACAATTGGTATGGGCTTTGCTGTCTGCATAATCACTAGCTTACTCATCTTTCCCATGTGGGCTGGCGATGAACTTCATCGATTGACATCCTCCAAGTTCAACAAACTAGCATGCTGCATTGAAG AATGCATGGAAGCATATTTCGGTGTCAATGAAAACAAAGGCCAGCCAAGCATTAACATCAACAGTTGCAAATCAGTGTTACATTCAAAGTCAAGTGACGAGTCACTG gcAAATTTTGCAAAATGGGAACCCTGGCATGGTAAATTTGGATTTTACTATCCTTGGCAAAAATATCTGAAAATAGGAGAACTACTCCGGGAGCTTGCTTCTATCATTTTGACCTTGCAAGCATGTACCGAGTCAGCATTACAG CCCTCAAAAATGCCACAACTTGCGATCCAAGAGACATGCAAAAATGCAGGAATGTCACTTGCAGTCGCGATGAGAGAGCTTGGAGAAAGCATTATGGAAATGAGAAGGGTTCGGGAAAAGGTTCTAATACTTCCAGAATTGCAGTCCATAACCATACTTGCAGACCCAAAGCTACAAGCAATTGAAAATGTTGAAGCTCTTGCAGTAgcaaatttcttgtttttgctAACAGAGATAGTCAATAAAGTAAAAGTACTAGCCAAAGAAGTGGATGAGCTTGGAGAGGTTGCCAGTTTTCAATCGTAA
- the LOC122593957 gene encoding probable F-box protein At2g36090 isoform X1, which yields METLNNDLFYDILRRLDGATLASAACACAAFCAISKEERVWEDVCSSLWPSTKRDDVKRLILSIGGFKKFYADCFPLIVNKDVPEFRWKDYPEYSEEWAEAEFYGDYDELENVSPSDFVSIVDIKYKEKTICSKVIWGIPNANVYNGWFSDCPFRIDLFSYSARDDDHAGEVTLSVSDGLPPVTSIERERKEGKLWQELRDGIKLSWIIVNSKAKQAANLSSWCALDGQRHWPTNQDFLLHFGSIVPAKDILPYQVIKCIITMKFRVTHIEGSGSHTSLNLTELCMQLGDMEGAHVNGRNSLFVLKEALGCGRSKDYNLVLKSCQSYSKVQSEIKEEKIRHENRLDTLYIVGGITAFLWLCYYFCKMG from the exons ATGGAGACGTTAAATAACGACCTTTTCTATGATATATTACGACGTCTGGATGGTGCAACGCTAGCTAGCGCCGCGTGTGCTTGTGCAGCATTTTGTGCTATCTCAAAAGAAGAAAGAGTATGGGAAGATGTTTGTTCTTCATTGTGGCCCTCAACAAAAAGGGACGATGTCAAACGTTTGATATTATCTATTGGCGGCTTTAAAAAGTTCTATGCCGATTGCTTTCCTCTTATTGTAAACAAAGATGTGCCGGAGTTTAGATGGAAAGATTATCCTGAGTATTCTGAAGAATGGGCAGAGGCTGAATTTTATGGCGACTATGATGAACTAGAAAATGTTTCGCCATCTGATTTTGTGTCGATAGtggatataaaatataaagaaaagaccatttgttcaaaagttatttGGGGGATACCAAATGCAAATGTTTACAATGGTTGGTTTTCTGATTGTCCTTTTAGAATTGATCTTTTCAGCTATTCggctagagatgatgatcatgcgG GTGAAGTTACTCTTTCTGTTTCTGATGGTCTACCTCCGGTCACCTCCATTGAACGAGAGCGAAAAGAAGGTAAGCTATGGCAAGAGCTTCGTGATGGAATCAAGCTTAGTTGGATAATTGTGAATTCAAAAGCCAAACAAGCTGCGAATTTGTCGAGTTGGTGTGCACTAGATGGTCAAAGACATTGGCCAACGAACCAAGACTTCCTGTTACATTTTGGATCAATCGTCCCAGCTAAAGACATTCTTCCTTATCAGGTAATTAAATGCATCATCACTATGAAGTTTCGGGTAACCCATATCGAGGGTAGTGGAAGTCACACTTCACTCAACTTGACTGAACTTTGTATGCAATTAGGAGACATGGAAGGTGCCCATGTCAATGGACGAAACAGTTTGTTTGTGCTTAAAGAAGCACTAGGCTGCGGTAGGAGCAAGGACTATAACTTGGTACTCAAGTCTTGTCAGTCGTACTCCAAGGTGCAGAGTGAGATCAAAGAAGAGAAGATTCGACACGAGAATAGGTTAGATACTCTGTATATTGTAGGTGGTATCACGGCTTTTCTATGGTTATGTTATTACTTTTGTAAAATGGGATAG